In Prunus dulcis chromosome 1, ALMONDv2, whole genome shotgun sequence, the following are encoded in one genomic region:
- the LOC117616176 gene encoding transcription factor bHLH128 gives MYPSTSSSSSQNPMGPGPSATGLTRYGSAPGSLLTSAVDSVIGAVADREFSALRSQPHLGHYFSGDGHGDDSSLTSSESTFKVNSSNGGTDATKPLIRSYGLNEMANAIGSPTSSSSCSSPSALVRQRSSPAGFLSHLTAPDNNGGFSVTRGAGIYSSQGGTNGGHGHGVTRLKSQLSFTGQDSLSQISEVSENAMEGVSSNNGHHRAMHSYPTTSFGMESWDNTNSIVFSAPPNKRAKNMDGDLFNCLNALESQFSLPQTSLEMATVEKLLHIPEDSVPCKIRAKRGCATHPRSIAERERRTRISGKLKKLQDLVPNMDKQTSYADMLDLAVQHIKGLQNQVEDLHKDLDNCTCGCKPNT, from the exons ATGTATCCCTCAACCTCATCCTCCTCATCCCAAAATCCCATGGGCCCAGGCCCAAGTGCAACCGGGCTGACCCGATACGGCTCCGCCCCGGGCTCCCTCCTAACCTCGGCCGTCGATTCCGTCATCGGCGCCGTCGCAGACCGCGAATTCTCAGCCCTCCGATCGCAGCCCCACCTCGGCCACTACTTCTCTGGCGACGGCCACGGCGACGACTCCTCCCTCACCAGCTCCGAGTCAACCTTCAAAGTCAACTCATCCAACGGCGGCACGGACGCAACCAAGCCATTGATCCGATCGTACGGCCTGAATGAGATGGCGAACGCGATTGGATCTcctacttcttcttcttcttgctcttcGCCGTCAGCCCTGGTTCGCCAGAGAAGCTCTCCAGCTGGCTTCCTCAGCCATCTCACCGCTCCTGATAACAATG GAGGATTTTCTGTTACAAGGGGAGCTGGAATCTATAGCTCACAAGGTGGCACTAATGGCGGCCATGGACATGGAGTAACGAGGTTAAAGTCTCAGTTGAGCTTCACTGGGCAAGATTCTCTTTCTCAAATATCTGAAGTAAGTGAAAATGCCATGGAAGGTGTTAGCTCCAACAATGGCCACCATAGGGCCATGCATTCTTATCCCACTACTAGCTTTGGGATGGAATCCTGGGATAATACCAATTCTATTGTCTTTTCGGCTCCACCAAACAAACGAGCTAAAAATATGGATGGTGACTTATTTAACTGCCTCAATGCTTTAGAATCTCAG TTTAGCCTTCCCCAGACATCTTTAGAAATGGCTACAGTAGAGAAGCTACTGCACATCCCTGAGGATTCTGTTCCTTGCAAAATTCGGGCAAAACGTGGCTGCGCAACTCATCCCAGAAGCATAGCGGAGAGG GAGAGAAGAACTAGAATAAGCGGGAAGTTGAAGAAACTACAAGACCTTGTTCCAAACATGGATAAG CAAACAAGCTATGCGGACATGTTGGACTTGGCTGTACAACATATCAAAGGCCTTCAAAATCAAGTCGAG GATCTTCACAAGGATCTTGATAATTGCACTTGTGGCTGCAAACCAAACACATAA